The proteins below come from a single Drosophila suzukii chromosome X, CBGP_Dsuzu_IsoJpt1.0, whole genome shotgun sequence genomic window:
- the LOC108006552 gene encoding MICOS complex subunit Mic10 has product MSTAPEDRLRENLNRCLSDSLVKGFGGLVIGSVVTLLFFRRRIWPVWLGTGFGVGMAYRGCEKELNDVNFDQQK; this is encoded by the coding sequence ATGTCGACGGCCCCCGAAGATAGGTTGCGCGAGAACCTCAACCGCTGTCTGTCCGACTCCCTGGTGAAGGGCTTTGGAGGTCTGGTGATCGGGTCCGTGGTCACCCTGCTCTTCTTCCGGAGGCGCATTTGGCCCGTTTGGTTGGGCACTGGATTTGGCGTGGGCATGGCATATCGGGGCTGTGAGAAGGAGCTCAACGATGTGAATTTCGACCAACAGAAGTGA